The sequence TACAAATGAGGTAAACTGAAGGTACCAACTACTTGTACAAACTTCTTTAAAAATGGTCTTTTTTTTCTACTAGATACTATATAAACTAAATGTTTCACCAATTCGTTGAAGAATCGAAAAATCACCCCACTTTCGCTAACAAAATTTACGAACTAATCAACAGCACTAGTTTCTAGACTCACGATTCAATATCCTTTCAGTTCTCCTCCGTCCTTCTCGCTCCTGACTAATATTAATTAAAGTCTTTCACCCCCCTTCCCCTGTGCCGACGGGCCGCTCCCCGTCTTCTGGGCTAGTTGCGATTCCCGGTAACCACTGAATTTGGCTTTATCTTTTCGTAGAAAAAATCTTGCATTGGGCTCTTACCTGTTGGAGTGCGGAGTTTTTTCTGCATAAAATGGAACTGCTCCAGGGCAAATTCGTACAACTCGTTTTCCATCTGCCAGATGGCGGATTTCTGGATTTGGCTAACGGTTTGCGGCTGAGGATCCACCTTGGATTTGGTTCGACGTAGATGCGACTTATTTGATTTGCGAAAATGGTCAACGGCTCCCGTGAAGAGTCTTCAAGAAATGTAGAAAACAAATATGCAAAAGACTATTTTGAAATATATAACATTTTACAATTACCTGGGGAGTGCAACTTCCAGCAGCTCGATGAACTCTTCCATTTCTTCGGTGACCCCCACGAGAAAATACTCGTTGACTAGATTCCTCTTAGCCTGCTCCAGAGCCCATTTGCTGCCTGGTTTCCAGCACTCCGCCGCATGTCCACAAAAGAACGGTATCTGGAGCCACATGTTCGTTGGGTCACAATCGGGTTTCTGGCGAGCGACGCAATCATCGAACGTCATCGTATCGCCGGCTCGATGGCGCACTAAATGAGGTCTATAATCATCACCATAGCGCAGAAAATAGTAATACGAAACCAATCGGTCTAACGGTTTCCGGATCAAGTTTATATATAGTGGCCTGGCAGCCGGAACACCCAACTTGGCAAAGTTCAAATAGGCTAAATGGCCATGGTAGAAGGCCGGTTTCATCGCATCCCACGCTGTCACATTTCGCACAAAGCGAATTTGGTTTGGGAGGGACATCACGTGCATGTTAGCTGTGATATTAATGTGGAGCACGTGGAATGCGTTCTTCCGGCAGAGATCATAGGTAAGATTTACAAAACTGGTGCTTCCGGTCTTAGGAACACGATTGTAAATAACGACGAGCTGTTCATCGAAGTTTATTGTCTTGAGCGCGGGGTCTTCCAGGTTGGTCATCGTTTGCCAATGTCGTACACTATTCTGGAGCAGTCTATCCGAATTCCCTACGGCAATATTGACATGACCATGAAATATTGTAATGAGGAAATCTATTGGATCATACAAACCTCCTGCACCGAATTGCATTGACGCCGTTCGCTGCTCATCTGGCCCGTAGTTTGCAGCAAACCAGTGAAAAAGCACAATGAAAACTAACCCGGCGGCTATGAGGATCAGGAGGAAAAAATACTTTGTCGTCAGCATTGCTTCCGCTCTCTTGATAGTGGACCTGGATCTAGATTGCTTCAAAAGATTTCGATGCTATTAAAGGTGTTCCGTTTACAGATTGCTTGGTGGCAAATAGGCGAGACCTAATGTTGTTCACATCTTATGTTACGCAGCACTGGGCACTGGAATAACAATACAAATTTGGTAACAGAATCTGAAGCAGAATAGACTATTAtgagcattttttttcactGTATTGATTACCTCTAACATTGAAATTTACGAAATTTTTGATTGgcgattttatttgtttttgtctgttttcattagaaaatatttacctTTCTTGCGCCGTTCGCCGTTGACAAGCAAAGCAAAGAGTCAGGACACACTCATTACAAACATCCGAAATGTAAGTTGTAAGGGCTGGGGTCAACATTAAGGCCACATCGGTTAGGTTGAAATTACCGTGTATTTTCGACCACGGaccccgaataaaaaatattgtctatccgaaataaacccgaataaaatgaaattattcaactaCTGTATAGAGCTCTTTCGAGGGACCACTTCTAGTACTGCATTTGGTCCCTCGGTACCCAAGTTTGACATTTTAGTGATTCCCCTATTTTTGATCTACCTTGCGATGAATTTGCATCAGTGGTAGTCGATGGCAACGACGAATAATTGATGGAATCAAAATAGTTTGtttgttttagaaaattcaatatAAAATATTCTGAAGTATCAAATGAATTTACTATACAATTCCGTCGGAACAATATTACAACTATTAATAGGAAAGAGTTAATGTTTATtctgccgcgattcgcataagagtcccatgtcgatttttcacgattttgattttctttaaaaaataagcttaaaatgaactcatctttaagaaaaactgataaaataataggcttttttctagaaatttgaaaatcaaaacccacttgtgttgtctcatcttgctatttattcgcataacagtcacattccaaATTTTAATACACTCTCACACAAAACATCAATGTAATTATGGTCCATTTGATAGTTCCATAGCAAtgtatacagataaagaatattatgccaaattttcataaagattgctggttttatcgatttattagaatttttttaatttctccatgtaaaacgagtttgcaaaattcaacggcatttttctcaagttgaagaaaactgacatgggacgcttatgcgaataggggcagtatTTCTCATGTAAAATTATGCTCGCTCTCTAgtttttaccaaatatttgcATGGTATATTAAAATAGCAGTACTTTGAAATAAAATAGCCCATCGTATTATATTTAAAAGAGGAATGgcatacccaagtaacaccaagcattacaatattgcacgtatatca comes from Armigeres subalbatus isolate Guangzhou_Male chromosome 2, GZ_Asu_2, whole genome shotgun sequence and encodes:
- the LOC134218057 gene encoding heparin sulfate O-sulfotransferase, encoding MLTTKYFFLLILIAAGLVFIVLFHWFAANYGPDEQRTASMQFGAGGNSDRLLQNSVRHWQTMTNLEDPALKTINFDEQLVVIYNRVPKTGSTSFVNLTYDLCRKNAFHVLHINITANMHVMSLPNQIRFVRNVTAWDAMKPAFYHGHLAYLNFAKLGVPAARPLYINLIRKPLDRLVSYYYFLRYGDDYRPHLVRHRAGDTMTFDDCVARQKPDCDPTNMWLQIPFFCGHAAECWKPGSKWALEQAKRNLVNEYFLVGVTEEMEEFIELLEVALPRLFTGAVDHFRKSNKSHLRRTKSKVDPQPQTVSQIQKSAIWQMENELYEFALEQFHFMQKKLRTPTGKSPMQDFFYEKIKPNSVVTGNRN